The following proteins come from a genomic window of Malus domestica chromosome 02, GDT2T_hap1:
- the LOC139191713 gene encoding uncharacterized protein, with the protein MNEERMVKIHLKTTYRVKAQCLKIFEGSNVDQYTKLWEYCDELRRTNPSSTFKMKVLPYDDAHVIFQMIYICLGACKNGFKNGCRQLVGLDGCHLKGVFNAQLLSAMGMDANNQTWVIAYAIVELENKDSWVWFLELLAANLGIKNHCVWTFISDKQKGLIPAFEKALPNCNHQFCVRHLYTNYKADEFKGRGLKDALWNVAKSTTTADFRESMAEKMGFDRLSLTRPDPDIP; encoded by the exons ATGAATGAGGAAAGAATGGTTAAGATCCACCTCAAGACAACATACAGAGTGAAAGCACAGTGTTTGAAAATCTTTGAGGGGAGTAACGTGGATCAGTATACAAAGTTGTGGGAGTACTGTGATGAGCTGAGGAGGACAAACCCTAGTAGTACATTTAAGATGAAGGTGCTACCTTATGATGATGCTCATGTGATATTTCAGATGATTTATATTTGTTTGGGGGCTTGCAAAAATGGATTTAAGAATGGATGTAGGCAGCTTGTAGGGTTGGATGGTTGTCACTTGAAAGGAGTGTTCAATGCCCAGTTACTGTCTGCAATGGGAATGGATGCAAATAACCAAACTTGGGTTATTGCGTATGCCATAGTAGAGCTCGAGAACAAGGACAGTTGGGTTTGGTTTCTAGAACTGCTAGCTGCTAACTTGGGAATTAAAAACCATTGTGTTTGGACTTTCATTTCTGACAAACAAAAGGGTTTAATACCAGCTTTTGAGAAGGCGCTGCCTAATTGTAATCATCAGTTCTGTGTTAGGCACTTATACACCAATTATAAGGCAGATGAGTTTAAAGGGAGAGGATTAAAGGATGCCTTGTGGAATGTTGCTAAGTCAACAACCACTGCTGATTTTAGAGAGAGTATGGCTGAG AAGATGGGATTTGACAGGCTTTCCTTGACACGTCCCGACCCCGATATTCCCTGA
- the LOC103437123 gene encoding rust resistance kinase Lr10-like — protein sequence MQQQELDISWPRIFLIALFTILRATQNAYTCTESECGNHGKAIHFPFHRRHHCGRPTDCHANEGDGGQEHRVVVMKFLVKRIDYKNQEVQVHKPYNCLLLKPLEVDNINMPLTASQFYFLPFFTRNYTLFHCPVERELDTPVPCIGGPGYRVYALSSDYFLWDSLALESCTKMYDVLSNVKRKATVVELYAAGYAEIECVYLKKASATRKLVATCASLGSFAVLVLVVAAYRVYSSNRKEKESQLKIDKFLEDYKAHKPSRYSYADIKRITNQFQDKLGQGAYGTVFKGKLSSECFVAVKVLNSSNRNGEDFIKEVGMMGRIHHVNVVRLVSFCADRFNGALVYEFFANGSLHYFISSADNNNRFLGWDKLQDIALAVAKGIYYLHQECDQRILHFDIKPHNVLLDDNFTPKISDFGLAKLCSKDQSIVSMTIARGTMGYIAPEVFSRNFGNVSYKSDVYSFGMLLLEMVGGRKNIDPTSAIPTEIYYPEWIYNLLEEGEDLRIHLGEDGDGKTPKKLAIVGLWCIQWQPAGRPSMKEVVQMLEGGEILTMPPNPFASTGPARTNATTPARNLKIQLEAIAELE from the exons ATGCAGCAGCAAGAGCTCGATATCTCTTGGCCTCGCATATTCTTAATTGCTTTGTTTACAATTCTCAGAGCAACCCAAAATGCGTATACGTGCACGGAGTCCGAATGCGGCAATCATGGCAAGGCTATCCATTTCCCGTTTCACCGCAGACATCACTGTGGTCGGCCAACTGATTGCCATGCGAATGAGGGTGACGGCGGACAGGAGCACCGAGTGGTAGTGATGAAATTCTTGGTGAAACGCATAGATTACAAAAATCAGGAAGTCCAAGTCCATAAACCGTATAATTGCCTGCTACTAAAGCCTTTAGAAGTTGACAACATCAACATGCCATTGACAGCCTCTCAATTCTACTTCCTCCCCTTTTTTACCAGAAACTATACCTTATTCCACTGTCCTGTTGAAAGAGAATTAGACACACCAGTTCCCTGCATAGGTGGCCCTGGCTACAGAGTGTATGCCCTTTCATCTGACTATTTTCTTTGGGACTCGCTGGCCCTCGAGTCCTGTACAAAGATGTACGATGTTTTGTCG AATGTGAAGCGGAAGGCAACAGTTGTAGAATTGTACGCCGCCGGGTACGCAGAAATTGAATGCGTTTACTTGAAGAAAGCCA GTGCAACAAGAAAATTAGTGGCAACAT GTGCATCCCTGGGATCATTTGCTGTATTAGTACTGGTTGTTGCAGCCTATCGTGTCTATAGTTCTAAtcgaaaagaaaaggagagcCAATTAAAGATTGACAAGTTTTTAGAAGATTACAAAGCTCACAAACCAAGCAGGTATTCCTACGCGGACATTAAGAGGATCACAAACCAATTCCAGGACAAGTTAGGCCAAGGAGCCTATGGAACTGTTTTCAAAGGAAAGCTTTCTTCTGAATGCTTTGTCGCTGTAAAAGTTCTCAATAGTTCCAACAGAAACGGGGAAGATTTCATAAAGGAAGTTGGAATGATGGGACGTATCCACCATGTCAACGTGGTTCGTTTGGTTAGTTTCTGTGCTGATCGATTTAACGGAGCTCTCGTTTATGAGTTCTTCGCCAATGGTTCACTGCACTATTTCATTTCATCGGCAGACAATAACAATCGTTTTCTTGGTTGGGACAAGTTGCAAGATATTGCTCTTGCTGTAGCCAAGGGAATTTATTATCTTCATCAGGAATGTGATCAACGAATCCTCCATTTCGACATCAAGCCTCATAATGTTTTATTAGACGACAATTTCACTCCAAAAATTTCTGATTTTGGTTTGGCCAAGTTGTGTTCTAAGGATCAAAGCATAGTGTCCATGACTATAGCTAGAGGGACTATGGGCTACATTGCACCTGAAGTGTTCTCCAGGAACTTCGGAAATGTGTCCTATAAGTCGGACGTCTATAGTTTTGGAATGCTGCTGCTTGAGATGGTAGGGGGAAGGAAGAATATTGATCCAACCTCAGCAATCCCAACTGAAATTTACTATCCAGAATGGATCTATAATCTTCTAGAAGAAGGAGAGGACCTAAGAATCCATCTCGGGGAGGATGGAGATGGTAAAACTCCAAAGAAACTCGCAATTGTAGGGCTCTGGTGCATCCAGTGGCAGCCAGCGGGTCGTCCTTCCATGAAAGAAGTTGTTCAAATGCTGGAAGGAGGAGAAATCTTAACCATGCCTCCCAATCCTTTTGCATCTACAGGTCCTGCACGAACAAATGCAACTACACCTGCAAGAAATCTAAAAATTCAGTTAGAAGCTATTGCTGAATTAGAGTAA